Proteins encoded in a region of the Drosophila busckii strain San Diego stock center, stock number 13000-0081.31 chromosome 2L, ASM1175060v1, whole genome shotgun sequence genome:
- the LOC108600953 gene encoding zinc finger BED domain-containing protein 4: protein MARSKIWKYYDKIDQSTAQCQLCEKIIKTCGNTSNLMKHMKTHPQIDVNDNESVVVRGILKREPNLSKHRNRKMRVERGYAVKIEKLVKAETDTDAVNIIEFVDGDAEAHAAVESVVAEETYTNWLGQETESAETVSAGDIIEFEPKHGQYQTAQSVVSYHINGEQEAENENADCQLPRSPRVRYMDRLAYFVCRDKHPLHIIKGEGFQELIGSQNAELQLPSIEQLGNYINLKAQKQVAHLRRQFNQMETLSLSCSLSTTAEFSYLELAAHYYEGINRRSRTLAVDVLPNECYVGSIVGSLERACQQFDIDKSKIVCIVCRDNQLLKEAVTDMLGRQGYMPCFAQQLESLLECVLQRFEFTALCEKVRHFIMTSDLCTELKLPLDVRDRALSSYDMLERYLKLQHKMQLNALAADELDLASELLAVLTPIISAVRQLCGNSVRSYPYASNVLPILFTILNELKQPLVGRSRPHQFVHELRTFVIRKLEESYNSFEQNPHMAFASLLDPRFRNMPFQSVPLMTKYMTQLYTLYEERGEAAAAEMAAKQASTEGYNIWSAYSALAHEKYKQSTMTTENESEDEISSFFNANSSCLQTEPLLLWQNLAQFHPFLQSLAMKYLHIPASALPPARLFTDEGSETSDCLAKLEENHMNNMVIMSDCNKEEWNL, encoded by the exons ATGGCGCGCAGTAAAATTTGGAAATATTACGATAAAATAGACCAAAGTACGGCACAATGTCAGCTTTGCGAAAAGATCATCAAGACATGCGGCAACACATCAAATTTAATGAAACATATGAAGACCCATCCACAAAT CGATGTGAATGACAATGAATCTGTTGTGGTGCGCGGCATTCTAAAACGCGAGCCCAATCTTTCCAAGCATCGCAATAGAAAAATGCGTGTGGAGCGTGGCTATGCGGTAAAGATTGAAAAGTTGGTAAAGGCTGAAACAGACACCGATGCAGTAAACATTATTGAGTTTGTGGACGGCGATGCCGAGGCACACGCAGCTGTGGAGAGCGTTGTTGCCGAAGAAACCTACACCAACTGGCTGGGTCAAGAAACTGAATCTGCTGAAACAGTTAGTGCGGGTGATATTATTGAATTCGAGCCAAAGCATGGACAGTATCAGACTGCACAAAGCGTGGTTTCCTATCACATAAATGGCGAGCAAGAGGCAGAAAATGAGAATGCCGATTG TCAATTGCCAAGGTCTCCGCGTGTTCGTTATATGGATAGACTGGCTTACTTTGTCTGTCGCGATAAGCATCCGTTGCACATAATAAAAGGCGAAGGCTTTCAAGAGCTGATTGGCAGCCAGAATGCAGAATTGCAACTCCCCAGTATTGAGCAGCTGGGGAACTATATAAACCTCAAAGCACAAAAGCAGGTGGCACATCTGCGTCGCCAATTTAATCAGATGGAAACACTGTCGCTTAGTTGCTCTTTAAGCACAACTGCTGAATTTAGTTATCTTGAGCTGGCAGCGCATTATTATGAGGGCATCAACAGACGGTCGCGCACGCTAGCCGTGGATGTGTTGCCAAATGAATGTTATGTTGGAAGCATTGTTGGAAGTTTAGAGCGCGCGTGCCAGCAGTTCGACATTGATAAGTCTAAAATAGTTTGCATTGTATGCAGGGACAATCAGCTACTCAAGGAAGCAGTAACAGATATGTTGGGTAGGCAAGGCTATATGCCTTGCTTTGCTCAACAGCTGGAGTCACTTTTGGAGTGTGTACTTCAGCGTTTTGAATTCACTGCGCTTTGCGAGAAAGTTCGACACTTCATCATGACAAGCGACTTGTGCACGGAACTGAAGTTGCCGTTGGATGTAAGAGATCGTGCTTTGAGCAGCTATGATATGCTGGAGCGTTACTTGAAATTGCAGCACAAgatgcaattaaatgcgctcGCAGCGGATGAGTTGGATTTGGCATCTGAATTGCTTGCTGTCTTGACGCCTATAATTAGTGCTGTGCGACAGCTGTGTGGTAACAGTGTGCGCTCCTATCCATATGCCAGCAATGTGCTGCCCATTTTATTTACCATACTTAATGAGCTAAAGCAGCCGCTTGTGGGTCGAAGCAGGCCCCATCAGTTTGTGCACGAATTGCGCACGTTTGTCATCAGGAAGCTGGAGGAAAGCTATAACAGCTTTGAACAAAATCCACACATGGCGTTCGCAAGTCTTTTGGATCCTCGTTTTCGCAACATGCCCTTCCAGAGCGTGCCGCTTATGACCAAATATATGACACAATTATATACACTGTATGAGGAGAGGGGagaggcagctgcagctgaaatgGCCGCCAAGCAGGCCTCGACTGAAGGCTACAACATTTGGTCCGCCTATAGTGCGCTCGCACATGAGAAATACAAGCAAAGCACCATGACTACTGAAAATGAGAGCGAGGATGAGATCTCAAGTTTCTTTAATGCAAATAGTAGTTGCTTACAGACTGAGCCCTTGTTGCTGTGGCAGAATCTGGCGCAGTTTCATCCTTTTCTGCAAAGCCTAGCAATGAAATACTTACATATTCCTGCATCTGCTTTGCCACCAGCCCGACTTTTTACCGATGAAGGCAGCGAGACGTCAGATTGTCTTGCTAAACTTGAGGAAAATCATATGAATAATATGGTCATCATGTCTGATTGCAACAAGGAGGAATGGAATTTATAA
- the LOC108608144 gene encoding brefeldin A-inhibited guanine nucleotide-exchange protein 1, producing the protein MHSNSTKTKEMFIVRALEKILADKDIRRSHHSQLKKSCDTALEQIKAELIQAGQIAEGNELPCAALPLPKNDAASIINAETYFLPFELACKSRSPRIVVTALDCLQKLIAYGHLTGAIQDSANPGHLLIDRIVITIYGCFNGPQTDEGVQLQIIKALLTVVTSQHVEIHEFTLLQAVRTCYDIYLSSRNLVNQTTARATLTQMLNVIFARMENQVYEVPPPAPQQTTTTLNGSAGSQEEESGSEAPATDDSDEVIASELLAEIITAAFNEAMKDQNQEQDQHEMDVSMNGNGSVDSSHSDHDSVELHSENDAIVTAKFTHILQKDAFLVFRALCKLSMKPLPEGHPDPKSHELRSKVLSLHLLLLILQNAGPVFRSNEMFIMAIKQYLCVALSNNGVSLVAEVFELSLSIFVALLSNFKVHLKRQIEVFFKEIFLNILEASSSSFEHKWMVIQALTRICADAQSVVDIYVNYDCDFSAANLFERLVNDLSKIAQGRQALELGANPMQEKSMRIRGLECLVSILKCMVEWSKDLYVNPNMPAPVLQVQSPAQEGGSDNVDTLSAHNSSLRSTHGGSSHSLNSYGSAKNQELLDLPEALEERKMRKEVMETGIELFNRKPQKGVQFLQEKQLLGKSCQDIARWLHEDERLDKTVIGNYLGENDDHSKEVMCAYIDAFDFRQLEVVAALRILLEEFRLPGEAQKIDRLMEKFASRYCECNPQNQLFQSADTVYVLAFSIIMLTTDLHSPQVKHKMTKEQYIKMNRGISDSKADLPEEYLSSIYDEIAEHEIKMKNNSALLAPKPQGKQPFITEKRRKLLWNMEMEVISLTATNLMQSVSHVKSPFTSAKHLEHVRPMFKMAWTPFLAAFSVGLQVCDDPEIATLCLDGIRCAIRIACIFHMSLERDAYVQALSRFTLLNANSPINEMKAKNIDTIKTLIMVAHTDGNYLGSSWLDIVKVISQLELAQLIGTGVRPQFLSGAQTTLKDTLNPIVKEHIGETSSQSVVVAVDRIFTGSMRLDGDAIVDFVKALCQVSLDELQQSQPRMFSLQKIVEISYYNMERIRLQWSRIWQVLGEHFNAVGCNSNEEIAFFALDSLRQLSMKFMEKGEFSNFRFQKDFLRPFEHIMKKNNSPAIRDMVVRCIAQMVNSQAHNIRSGWKNIFSIFHLAAADHEEPIVELAFQTTGKIIGELYKRQFAVMVDSFQDAVKCLSEFACNARFPDTSMEAIRLVRNCAQCVHDAPQLFAEHAGMENDASVAEEDRVWVRGWFPMLFSLSCVVNRCKLDVRTRGLTVLFEIVKTHGESFKPNWWKDLFNVIFRIFDNMKLPEHVTEKSEWMTTTCNHALYAIIDVFTQYFDVLGHLLLEELYAQLHWCVQQNNEQLARSGTNCLENLVISNGFKFNEVTWDNTCQCLLDIFNATVPKELLSWRPSKSHNSLEQQQQQQPTQPRRASSSAHSMSDAPVMASAHNQFEALHIKCVVQLELIQTMDNIVFFPATTRKEDAETLTLAAADLSNSRGSTQSQHSLQLDCQREEQGMYGYLRTHQLFTLAECLLQSHRFAKRFNNDQEQRNLLWHAGFKGSVKPNLLKQETASLACVVRIYFKMYGDENRRSDWPTIEQELVQVCKEALAYYLSLQSETHRDAWTSLLLLILTRLLKMSDTRFATHVSNYYSLLCEMMCFDLKPELRSVLRRVFMRIGPVFNIMSANVK; encoded by the exons ATGCACAGTAACTCTACGAAAACGAAGGAAATGTTTATTGTGCGTGCTCTAGAGAAAATCCTTGCCGATAAGGACATACGGCGGTCACATCACTCGCAGCTCAAAAAGTCCTGCGACACAGCGCTAGAACAAATCAAAGCCGAGCTCATACAAGCTGGCCAAATTGCAGAAGGTAATGAGCTGCCCTGCGCCGCATTGCCGTTGCCCAAAAATGATGCGGCAAGCATTATCAATGCGGAAACGTACTTCCTGCCTTTTGAGCTGGCCTGCAAAAGTCGCTCGCCACGCATTGTGGTCACAGCACTGGACTGCCTGCAGAAGCTCATAGCATATGGACATTTGACAGGCGCCATACAGGATTCAGCGAATCCCGGTCATCTGCTTATCGATCGCATTGTCATTACCATCTATGGCTGCTTCAATGGACCACAAACAGATGAGGGTGTGCAGCTGCAGATAATCAAGGCGCTACTGACAGTGGTCACCTCGCAGCATGTGGAGATACATGAATTCACACTGCTGCAGGCGGTGCGCACGTGCTATGACATTTATTTGTCCAGCCGAAATCTGGTGAATCAGACAACGGCGCGTGCCACGTTGACACAGATGTTGAATGTGATTTTTGCGCGCATGGAGAATCAGGTATACGAGGTGCCGCCACCGGCTCCACAACAGACGACAACGACGCTAAATGGCAGCGCTGGCAGTCAAGAGGAAGAATCTGGCAGTGAGGCGCCGGCAACAGATGACAGTGATGAAGTCATAGCGTCAGAGTTGCTGGCTGAAATCATAACAG ccGCCTTCAATGAGGCTATGAAGGATCAGAACCAGGAGCAGGACCAGCATGAAATGGATGTCTCGATGAATGGCAATGGCTCCGTTGACTCTTCGCACTCGGATCATGACAGCGTGGAGCTGCACAGTGAAAACGATGCCATAGTCACAGCCAAGTTTACACACATATTGCAAAAGGATGCGTTTTTGGTATTTCGCGCGCTTTGTAAGCTGTCAATGAAACCGCTGCCCGAGGGTCATCCAGATCCCAAATCACATGAGCTGCGCTCCAAAGTGTTGTCTTTGCACTTGCTACTGCTTATACTGCAGAACGCTGGACCTGTCTTCCGCTCCAACGAGATGTTCATCATGgctataaaacaatatttatgcgtTGCCTTATCAAACAATGGCGTCAGCCTAGTGGCCGAGGTCTTTGAGCTATCGCTGTCTATATTTGTGGCACTGCTGTCCAACTTTAAGGTGCATCTGAAGCGTCAAATTGAGGTGTTCTTCAAGGAGATCTTTCTTAATATACTGGAGGCCAGCTCAAGCTCCTTTGAGCACAAGTGGATGGTGATACAGGCGCTAACGCGTATTTGCGCCGATGCGCAGTCCGTGGTTGATATCTATGTCAACTATGATTGTGATTTCTCAGCGGCTAATCTTTTCGAGCGTTTGGTCAATGACTTGTCCAAAATAGCGCAGGGAAGGCAAGCACTTGAGTTGGGTGCTAATCCCATGCAGGAAAAATCAATGCGCATACGTGGTCTAGAATGTCTGGTGTCCATTCTTAAGTGCATGGTCGAGTGGAGCAAGGACCTGTATGTGAATCCTAATATGCCAGCGCCAGTGCTGCAG GTGCAATCACCTGCACAGGAGGGCGGCAGCGATAATGTGGATACGCTATCAGCACACAATTCTAGCCTGCGCTCCACGCATGGCGGCTCCAGTCATAGCTTGAACTCCTATGGCAGCGCCAAGAATCAAGAGCTGCTGGACTTACCCGAAGCACTGGAGGAGCGTAAAATGCGTAAGGAAGTGATGGAAACGGGCATAGAGCTGTTCAATCGCAAGCCACAAAAGGGCGTGCAGTTTCTGCAGGagaagcagctgctgggcaaAAGCTGCCAGGACATAGCACGCTGGCTGCATGAGGATGAGCGCCTGGACAAGACAGTGATAGGCAATTATCTAGGCGAGAATGATGATCATTCCAAGGAGGTGATGTGTGCTTATATTGATGCCTTTGACTTTCGCCAGCTGGAAGTGGTGGCAGCGCTGCGAATTCTACTCGAGGAATTCCGTCTGCCCGGCGAGGCGCAAAAGATCGATCGCCTTATGGAGAAATTCGCGAGCAGATATTGCGAGTGTAATCCACAAAATCAACTGTTCCAAAGTGCAGACACTGTGTATGTGCTGGCCTTTAGCATTATAATGCTTACGACAGATCTGCATTCGCCGCAGGTCAAGCATAAAATGACCAAGGAGcagtatataaaaatgaatcgCGGCATTAGCGACAGCAAGGCTGATCTGCCTGAGGAGTACTTATCTTCAATATACGATGAAATAGCGGAGcatgaaatcaaaatgaagAATAATTCAGCACTGCTGGCGCCCAAGCCACAGGGCAAGCAGCCTTTTATAACCGAGAAGCGACGCAAACTCTTATGGAATATGGAAATGGAGGTCATTTCGTTGACGGCCACCAATTTGATGCAGTCGGTATCGCATGTTAAGTCGCCTTTCACCTCTGCCAAGCACTTGGAGCATGTGCGTCCCATGTTTAAAATGGCTTGGACACCATTTCTAGCAGCCTTCTCTGTAGGCCTGCAAGTCTGCGATGATCCAGAGATTGCTACGCTTTGTCTGGATGGCATACGCTGTGCCATACGCATTGCATGCATCTTCCACATGTCACTGGAGCGCGATGCTTATGTGCAGGCTTTGTCTCGCTTTACGCTTCTCAATGCCAACTCGCCCATAAACGAGATGAAGGCGAAGAATATTGACACCATCAAGACCTTAATAATGGTGGCACACACCGATGGCAACTACTTGGGCAGCAGCTGGCTGGACATAGTCAAAGTCATCAGTCAACTGGAGCTGGCGCAGCTTATCGGCACTGGCGTGCGTCCGCAGTTCTTGTCTGGCGCACAGACTACACTTAAGGATACGCTCAATCCCATAGTCAAGGAGCATATTGGGGAAACCAGCAGTCagagtgttgttgttgcagtggATCGCATCTTTACCGGCTCCATGCGGCTGGATGGTGATGCTATTGTGGACTTTGTCAAAGCCTTGTGCCAGGTGTCGTTGGATGAactgcagcagtcgcagccacGCATGTTTTCGCTGCAGAAGATTGTGGAGATTAGTTACTACAACATGGAGCGCATACGTCTGCAATGGTCACGCATTTGGCAGGTGCTTGGCGAGCATTTCAATGCCGTCGGCTGCAATAGCAATGAGGAGAttgctttctttgctttggACTCACTGCGTCAGCTTTCGATGAAGTTCATGGAAAAGGGTGAATTTAGTAATTTTCGTTTCCAAAAGGATTTCCTGCGCCCCTTTGAGCATATTATGAAGAAGAACAACTCACCCGCCATCAGGGATATGGTAGTGCGTTGTATAGCCCAAATGGTCAACTCCCAGGCACATAATATACGCTCAGGCTGGAAGAACATCTTTTCCATATTCCACTTGGCTGCCGCTGATCACGAGGAGCCCATTGTGGAGCTAGCCTTCCAAACCACAGGCAAAATCATTGGCGAATTGTATAAACGGCAGTTTGCTGTCATGGTGGATTCATTCCAGGACGCCGTCAAGTGTTTGTCCGAGTTTGCTTGCAATGCACGCTTTCCGGACACCAGCATGGAGGCCATTCGCCTGGTGCGCAACTGCGCGCAATGCGTGCATGATGCTCCGCAGCTGTTTGCCGAGCATGCAGGCATGGAGAACGATGCCTCTGTGGCGGAGGAGGATCGTGTGTGGGTGCGCGGCTGGTTCCCCATGCTGTTCTCGCTCTCCTGTGTCGTCAATCGCTGCAAGCTGGACGTGCGCACACGTGGACTTACCGTGCTCTTTGAAATTGTCAAAACACATGGTGAAAGCTTTAAGCCCAACTGGTGGAAGGATCTGTTCAATGTCATCTTTCGCATATTTGACAATATGAAGCTGCCGGAGCATGTTACAGAGAAATCCGAATGGATGACCACCACCTGCAATCATGCGTTGTATGCTATCATAGATGTGTTTACGCAATACTTTGATGTGCTGGGGCATTTGCTGCTCGAGGAGCTCTATGCACAGCTGCATTGGTGCGTGCAGCAGAATAACGAGCAGCTGGCCAGATCCGGCACCAATTGCCTGGAGAATCTGGTCATCTCGAATGGCTTCAAGTTCAATGAGGTTACCTGGGATAACACCTGTCAGTGCTTGCTGGATATTTTTAATGCCACGGTCCCAAAGGAGCTGCTTAGCTGGCGACCCAGTAAATCACACAACAgtctggagcagcagcagcagcagcagccgacgCAACCTAGACGCGCCTCCAGCTCAGCACATTCCATGTCGGATGCGCCAGTCATGGCGTCGGCACACAATCAATTTGAGGCGCTGCACATCAAGTGCGTGGTGCAGCTGGAGCTTATACAGACCATGGACAATATAGTCTTCTTCCCCGCAACTACGCGCAAGGAAGATGCCGAGACGCTTACGTTGGCTGCAGCAGACCTGAGCAACAGTCGTGGCTCCACGCAGTCGCAGCATTCACTGCAGCTGGACTGCCAGCGTGAGGAGCAGGGCATGTACGGTTATCTGCGCACGCATCAGCTATTCACGCTCGCCGAGTGCCTGCTGCAGTCGCATCGCTTTGCCAAGCGCTTCAACAACGACCAGGAGCAGCGCAATTTGTTGTGGCATGCGGGCTTCAAGGGCTCGGTGAAGCCAAATCTGCTTAAGCAGGAGACCGCTTCGCTGGCCTGTGTTGTGCGCATTTACTTCAAGATGTATGGCGATGAGAATCGACGCAGCGATTGGCCAACCATTGAGCAGGAGTTGGTGCAAGTGTGCAAGGAGGCGCTGGCCTACTATCTGAGCCTGCAGAGTGAGACGCATCGCGATGCCTGGAcatcgttgctgctgctcatattaACGCGTCTGCTTAAGATGTCTGACACCAGG TTTGCCACACACGTGTCCAACTATTATAGTCTGCTCTGCGAGATGATGTGCTTTGACCTAAAGCCTGAACTGAGAAGTGTCCTTAGGCGTGTGTTTATGCGCATCGGTCCAGTATTCAATATTATGAGCGCGAATGTTAAATAG